From Cecembia calidifontis, one genomic window encodes:
- a CDS encoding adenosine kinase: protein MKKYDVTGIGNALVDIEFKVTDQFFRDNNVEKGLMTLVDEERQNALMKVINTEEAKKQCGGSAANTVIAVSQFGGSSYYCCKVANDELGYFYLEDLKNSGVDNSLEGKVPEEGITGKCLVMVTEDSERTMNTFLGITQNFSVKDINDWAIKDSKYLFIEGYLVTSPNGKEAMLHAKKIAENAGTKVALTFSDPSMVKYFKAGFEDVIGPSVDLLFANEEEAMLFTGKDNLAEAREEMKKAAKHFVITQGKNGAMIFDGDTFIDIEPYKTVAIDSNGAGDMFAGAFMYGITNGHSYASSGKLASMASSKIVSQFGPRLKWHEAKEILARLNP, encoded by the coding sequence ATGAAAAAATACGATGTGACGGGCATAGGAAATGCCCTTGTAGATATTGAGTTCAAAGTGACGGATCAGTTTTTCCGAGACAATAATGTGGAAAAAGGCCTCATGACCTTGGTAGATGAGGAGCGACAAAATGCCTTGATGAAAGTGATCAATACCGAAGAGGCAAAGAAACAATGTGGAGGATCTGCGGCCAATACGGTCATCGCTGTGAGCCAGTTTGGAGGGAGCTCTTATTACTGCTGTAAGGTTGCCAACGATGAGCTGGGATATTTTTACCTGGAGGACCTGAAAAATTCAGGAGTGGACAATAGCTTGGAGGGAAAAGTCCCCGAGGAAGGCATTACAGGAAAATGTCTGGTGATGGTAACAGAAGATTCCGAAAGGACGATGAATACATTTTTGGGTATCACCCAAAATTTCTCAGTGAAGGATATCAATGATTGGGCCATCAAGGACTCCAAGTATCTTTTTATTGAAGGATACCTGGTCACTTCCCCCAATGGTAAGGAAGCCATGCTACATGCGAAAAAGATTGCTGAAAATGCCGGTACCAAGGTGGCTTTAACCTTTTCCGACCCCTCTATGGTCAAGTATTTCAAGGCGGGCTTTGAGGATGTAATCGGTCCAAGTGTGGATCTTCTTTTTGCCAATGAGGAAGAGGCCATGCTTTTTACGGGAAAGGATAATCTGGCTGAAGCTAGGGAGGAGATGAAAAAGGCGGCCAAACATTTTGTGATTACACAGGGTAAAAACGGGGCCATGATTTTTGATGGGGATACTTTTATTGATATTGAGCCTTACAAAACGGTTGCGATTGACAGCAATGGGGCAGGTGATATGTTTGCAGGTGCCTTTATGTATGGTATCACCAATGGACATAGTTATGCTTCCAGTGGAAAATTGGCTTCCATGGCCAGTTCTAAAATTGTGAGTCAATTTGGTCCAAGGCTTAAATGGCATGAAGCCAAGGAAATCCTTGCGCGTCTGAATCCATAA